In Methanothermus fervidus DSM 2088, a single genomic region encodes these proteins:
- a CDS encoding mannosyl-3-phosphoglycerate synthase (InterPro IPR012812~KEGG: pab:PAB0816 hypothetical protein~PFAM: Mannosyl-3-phosphoglycerate synthase~PRIAM: Mannosyl-3-phosphoglycerate synthase~SPTR: Q9UZC1 Mannosyl-3-phosphoglycerate synthase~TIGRFAM: mannosyl-3-phosphoglycerate synthase~PFAM: Mannosyl-3-phosphoglycerate synthase (osmo_MPGsynth)~TIGRFAM: mannosyl-3-phosphoglycerate synthase) — translation MLIETPRHFETIGAVKLYDIQRVIKLDSELSDNPLFYTFSKSDLHKVLNDLSIVIPIKNERINLFDGALRSIPHNCPIIVVSNSNEKRCKVEKEVVKQFYNVTEHPIMYIHQKDPNVALAFKELKYYDILNGKGEFVRDGKGEGMIIGILVAKAIGSKYVGFVDADNYLPSSIYEYVLDFAAGIKMSKSPYSMVRLRWKYKPKLIKNKVYFKRWGRVSRVTNKFLNKLIGHYLGYKTTIMKTANSGEHAMSIELANKLAYSSGYSIEPFEIIYILENFGKSDGNKIVEIFQIETLNPHIHENKGEEHINNMIHDSLSTIYHSKLANKNIKLEIIEELKKRNVLKDKEEPKKNIMMSPIETLDEKSFIEIVRDSEGFIELR, via the coding sequence ATGCTAATTGAAACTCCAAGGCATTTTGAAACTATTGGCGCTGTCAAACTTTATGATATACAACGAGTTATCAAATTGGATTCCGAATTATCTGATAATCCTTTGTTTTACACTTTTTCAAAATCAGATTTACATAAAGTTTTAAATGATCTTTCTATTGTAATTCCAATAAAAAACGAAAGAATTAATTTATTTGATGGTGCATTACGTTCAATCCCTCATAATTGTCCAATAATTGTAGTGTCAAATAGCAATGAAAAAAGATGTAAAGTTGAAAAGGAAGTTGTTAAACAATTTTACAATGTCACAGAACATCCTATAATGTATATCCACCAAAAAGACCCAAATGTTGCCCTAGCGTTTAAAGAATTAAAATATTATGATATACTCAATGGCAAAGGTGAATTTGTGAGAGATGGCAAAGGAGAAGGCATGATAATTGGTATTTTAGTGGCAAAAGCAATTGGAAGTAAATATGTTGGATTTGTAGATGCAGATAATTATCTACCATCTTCGATTTATGAATATGTTTTGGATTTTGCTGCAGGCATTAAAATGTCAAAATCTCCATATTCTATGGTAAGGCTTAGATGGAAATATAAGCCTAAATTAATAAAAAACAAAGTTTACTTTAAAAGATGGGGTCGTGTGTCACGAGTAACAAACAAATTCTTAAATAAACTCATAGGACATTATCTTGGGTATAAAACTACAATAATGAAGACAGCTAATTCTGGCGAACATGCTATGAGTATTGAACTTGCTAATAAACTAGCATATTCTTCTGGTTATTCTATTGAACCATTTGAAATTATTTATATTCTTGAGAATTTTGGGAAATCAGATGGAAACAAAATTGTTGAGATATTCCAGATAGAAACATTGAATCCACATATTCATGAAAACAAGGGGGAAGAACATATAAATAATATGATCCACGATTCTTTGTCAACGATATATCATAGTAAGCTAGCCAATAAAAACATAAAGCTTGAAATAATTGAAGAGTTGAAGAAAAGAAATGTATTGAAAGATAAAGAAGAACCAAAGAAAAATATTATGATGTCTCCAATAGAAACTTTAGATGAAAAATCTTTTATTGAAATTGTAAGGGATTCTGAAGGATTTATAGAATTAAGGTGA
- a CDS encoding mannosyl-3-phosphoglycerate phosphatase family (COGs: COG3769 hydrolase (HAD superfamily)~InterPro IPR006379: IPR006381: IPR013200~KEGG: pmx:PERMA_1578 glucosyl-3-phosphoglycerate phosphatase~PFAM: Haloacid dehalogenase domain protein hydrolase type 3~SPTR: Q64CZ0 Mannosyl-3-phosphoglycerate phosphatase~TIGRFAM: mannosyl-3-phosphoglycerate phosphatase family; HAD-superfamily hydrolase, subfamily IIB~PFAM: haloacid dehalogenase-like hydrolase~TIGRFAM: mannosyl-3-phosphoglycerate phosphatase family; HAD-superfamily hydrolase, subfamily IIB; mannosyl-3-phosphoglycerate phosphatase), with amino-acid sequence MYVIFTDLDNTLLDSRYSYEDAKDVLEILKEKEIPIVFCSAKTKYEQEVIRKKIGIKDPFIVEDGSAIYIPKNYFGSRKGKVIDDYEVIVLGTKINKIREEIEKLQRKYHIIGYQDMSIKEISEVTGLNFKDSKLAKNREFSETIVEAENKAIEELKKKFNVVIGGRFIHVFGKNADKGKAVKLLTKFYKEKYGEVKTIGIGDSYTDEPMLRVVDIPAIVKGQDGKWVNLKIKNLYRANGVGPKGWSKVIKKFILSDKDV; translated from the coding sequence TTGTATGTTATTTTTACAGATCTAGATAATACTTTACTTGACAGTAGGTATTCATATGAAGATGCAAAAGATGTATTAGAGATATTGAAGGAAAAAGAGATTCCTATAGTGTTTTGTTCTGCAAAAACTAAATATGAACAAGAAGTTATAAGGAAAAAAATTGGAATCAAGGACCCTTTCATTGTTGAAGATGGGTCGGCCATATACATACCAAAAAATTACTTTGGATCACGTAAGGGAAAAGTTATAGATGATTATGAGGTTATAGTGTTAGGAACTAAAATAAATAAAATACGAGAAGAAATAGAAAAACTTCAAAGAAAATATCATATAATCGGGTATCAGGACATGAGTATCAAAGAAATTTCAGAAGTTACAGGTCTTAATTTTAAAGATTCAAAATTAGCAAAAAATAGGGAGTTTAGTGAGACTATTGTAGAGGCTGAAAATAAAGCAATTGAAGAACTAAAGAAAAAATTTAATGTAGTAATAGGTGGAAGATTTATCCATGTATTTGGTAAAAACGCTGACAAAGGAAAAGCTGTTAAATTATTAACAAAATTCTATAAAGAAAAATATGGGGAAGTAAAAACGATAGGCATTGGTGATTCCTATACAGATGAACCTATGCTAAGAGTTGTAGACATTCCTGCAATAGTGAAGGGACAAGATGGTAAATGGGTAAATTTAAAAATTAAGAACCTATATAGAGCTAATGGCGTTGGACCAAAAGGATGGTCAAAAGTTATAAAAAAATTCATTTTGAGTGATAAAGATGTCTAA
- a CDS encoding glycoside hydrolase family 38 (COGs: COG0383 Alpha-mannosidase~InterPro IPR011330: IPR011013: IPR000602: IPR015341: IPR 011682~KEGG: tpd:Teth39_0612 alpha-mannosidase~PFAM: glycoside hydrolase family 38; Glycoside hydrolase family 38 central region; glycosyl hydrolase 38 domain protein~SPTR: Q648D9 Alpha-mannosidase~PFAM: Glycosyl hydrolases family 38 C-terminal domain; Glycosyl hydrolases family 38 N-terminal domain; Alpha mannosidase, middle domain) has protein sequence MSNNKYVIHLVPHTHYDAVWVFTKEDYFYINIDMILKKVLKLIENSEEYKFLLEQVYLLEEIEKRYPKMFKKIKKYIKEGRIEIADGEYLMADTMLPQEETLVREIMVGKNYVKEKFGVDVDVMWQADSFGLNAQLPQIYRKCGYKYLAFRRGSPENNPSEFLWEGLDGTRILSHFMPLGYRAGLNLEKIDENFKKLKELSATNHILMPSGSGVTMPQKETIEFVKKWNRSHKNSKIKISTPKEFFKSLEDLNPDLPIRKGEMYSGKYSEVFPDVASSRIWIKKALRKFENWLYTFERFSTINFLLNSHYPEELPESWKKLLFMAFHDVAPGTGVDVCYNEVKENIKSLERLLNDLTPQILMSIVEKGDKEGDVVVYNPLSWDSKNWVEVDLKFDKGAIKDIKGLKCGEEEIDVEVIKFRKYDDGSIKTARIGFIAEVPALGYKIYKILQRPPKSKTGVLEVSDNSVRNKFFEIKFSPDTGLIKIVKNGEEICEGNEIVIEEEIGDLYYHKEGISGPLKTESGEGIKYGAFKVKDIKITGSKLRKIINIAVDYYSLRWPYRLTKKWKPRIWRHKFLKCKKKIIVYRDIPRIDFVIDVENRHPRTRLRVKFNTPIDEPTYKSDTQFGAITRKTNQYYFNPKDWKEKPSGVYPTLRWIDYSNGKIGVALINFGNPEHEIRDRTIYLTLLRSVDVLSTDGKPGPVIPVPDAREFKRYEFWYSIYPHTGNWKDSKVYKQGYEFNYGLIGFQINKKVSENKKSFLKIEPDNVILTAFKKSERDDSVIIRFYEAAGIESDVKIKLFKKPKNVETVDILERKTNEFNKNLKVENNKIYLKIKPFEIITLKLKF, from the coding sequence ATGTCTAATAATAAGTATGTTATCCATTTAGTTCCACATACCCATTATGATGCTGTGTGGGTTTTCACAAAAGAAGACTATTTCTACATTAATATTGACATGATTTTAAAGAAAGTTTTAAAATTGATTGAAAATTCTGAGGAATACAAATTTCTGTTAGAGCAGGTATACCTTCTTGAAGAAATTGAAAAAAGATATCCTAAGATGTTTAAAAAAATAAAGAAATATATAAAAGAAGGCAGGATAGAAATCGCAGATGGAGAATATTTAATGGCAGACACAATGTTGCCACAGGAAGAAACATTAGTAAGAGAAATAATGGTGGGTAAAAATTATGTAAAGGAAAAATTTGGTGTAGATGTTGATGTAATGTGGCAAGCAGATAGTTTTGGTCTCAATGCTCAATTACCTCAAATTTATAGGAAATGTGGATACAAATATTTAGCATTTCGTAGAGGTTCTCCTGAGAATAATCCATCTGAATTTTTGTGGGAAGGATTAGATGGTACACGAATTTTATCACATTTTATGCCACTTGGATATAGGGCTGGGTTAAATCTCGAAAAAATAGATGAAAACTTTAAAAAATTAAAGGAACTATCAGCAACTAATCACATATTGATGCCCTCTGGTAGCGGAGTTACAATGCCTCAAAAAGAAACAATTGAATTTGTTAAAAAGTGGAACAGAAGCCATAAAAATTCAAAAATAAAAATTTCTACACCTAAAGAATTTTTTAAGTCATTAGAGGATTTAAATCCTGATTTACCAATAAGAAAAGGTGAAATGTATAGTGGTAAATATTCCGAAGTATTTCCAGACGTTGCATCCAGTAGAATATGGATAAAAAAAGCACTAAGAAAATTTGAAAATTGGCTTTATACCTTTGAAAGATTCTCAACAATTAATTTTTTGTTAAATTCACATTATCCAGAGGAGCTTCCTGAATCATGGAAAAAATTGTTATTTATGGCATTTCATGATGTAGCTCCTGGAACTGGCGTAGATGTGTGTTATAATGAAGTTAAAGAAAATATAAAATCTTTAGAAAGATTATTAAATGATTTAACTCCACAAATTTTGATGTCAATAGTTGAGAAGGGAGATAAGGAAGGAGACGTTGTAGTATATAATCCATTGTCATGGGACTCAAAAAATTGGGTAGAAGTAGATTTAAAATTTGATAAAGGAGCTATAAAAGATATCAAGGGACTGAAATGTGGTGAAGAAGAAATAGATGTGGAAGTTATAAAATTTAGGAAGTATGACGATGGTTCTATAAAGACAGCCAGAATTGGTTTTATTGCAGAAGTTCCTGCCCTTGGTTATAAAATATATAAGATATTACAGCGACCCCCAAAATCAAAGACAGGTGTTCTGGAAGTTAGTGATAACAGTGTCCGCAATAAATTTTTTGAAATTAAATTCTCCCCAGATACTGGTTTGATTAAAATTGTGAAAAATGGCGAAGAAATATGTGAAGGAAATGAAATTGTGATTGAAGAAGAAATAGGCGATTTATACTATCATAAAGAGGGGATTAGTGGTCCATTAAAAACAGAGTCAGGTGAAGGTATAAAGTACGGTGCATTCAAAGTTAAAGACATTAAAATAACTGGATCGAAATTAAGAAAAATTATTAACATTGCTGTGGATTATTATTCTTTGAGATGGCCATATAGATTAACAAAAAAATGGAAACCAAGAATTTGGAGACATAAATTCCTGAAATGTAAGAAAAAAATTATTGTGTATAGAGATATTCCAAGGATAGATTTTGTTATAGATGTCGAAAATAGACATCCAAGGACCAGACTTAGAGTTAAGTTTAATACACCAATTGATGAACCAACATATAAATCAGATACTCAATTTGGTGCTATAACTAGAAAAACAAATCAATATTATTTTAATCCAAAAGATTGGAAAGAAAAACCTAGTGGTGTCTACCCAACACTTCGGTGGATAGATTATAGTAATGGGAAGATAGGTGTAGCATTAATCAATTTTGGGAACCCAGAACATGAAATAAGAGATAGGACGATATATCTCACATTATTGAGATCTGTAGATGTTCTTTCAACTGATGGAAAACCTGGTCCTGTAATCCCTGTCCCTGATGCAAGAGAATTTAAAAGATATGAATTTTGGTATTCCATTTATCCACATACAGGTAATTGGAAAGATAGTAAAGTCTATAAGCAAGGGTATGAATTTAATTATGGATTAATTGGATTTCAAATTAATAAAAAAGTTTCTGAAAACAAAAAATCCTTCCTAAAAATAGAACCTGATAACGTAATATTAACAGCGTTCAAAAAATCAGAAAGGGATGATTCTGTAATTATAAGATTCTACGAGGCTGCTGGCATTGAAAGCGATGTTAAGATTAAGCTATTTAAAAAACCTAAAAATGTAGAAACTGTCGACATATTAGAAAGAAAAACTAATGAATTTAATAAAAATTTAAAAGTAGAAAATAATAAAATATACCTCAAAATTAAACCTTTTGAAATCATAACACTTAAATTGAAATTTTAA
- a CDS encoding phosphomannomutase ;alpha-phosphoglucomutase (COGs: COG1109 Phosphomannomutase~InterPro IPR016066: IPR005841: IPR016055: IPR005844: IPR 005845: IPR005846: IPR005843~KEGG: mth:MTH1584 phosphomannomutase~PFAM: phosphoglucomutase/phosphomannomutase alpha/beta/alpha domain I; phosphoglucomutase/phosphomannomutase alpha/beta/alpha domain II; phosphoglucomutase/phosphomannomutase alpha/beta/alpha domain III; phosphoglucomutase/phosphomannomutase~PRIAM: Phosphoglucosamine mutase~SPTR: Q50563 Phosphomannomutase~PFAM: Phosphoglucomutase/phosphomannomutase, alpha/beta/alpha domain II; Phosphoglucomutase/phosphomannomutase, alpha/beta/alpha domain III; Phosphoglucomutase/phosphomannomutase, C-terminal domain; Phosphoglucomutase/phosphomannomutase, alpha/beta/alpha domain I) yields MGKLFGTFGVRKIANKGLTPEFASKLACAYGSLVDGKIAVGGDTRTSTIMIKHAVIAGLLSSGCDVVDLGILPTPAVQYAVRNYYDGGVIITASHNPPQYNGIKFVDEDGIGIPKNMEDKVENLFFKNKFKRVKWENIGKIENVDILDEYKNEIIKRVNKDVIEDSNIKVVVDAGCGAASYVTPYVLRELGCEVITLNCQPDGFFPGRNPEPTEENLKDLMKTVKAVGADIGIAHDGDADRTICIDENGNFVYGDKTFALVEKKMLQDNGGGLIVTTVATSSVIYDVAEEYGGEVVTTPVGDLLVARELKRRNGLFGGEENGGLIFPDFVYGRDGALSAAKIVEIMAEEKKPLSKLVAELPQYYSEKEKVECPEEMKDEVLKKLLEKVENDPSVKNIDTTDGVKVFKDEGWVIMRPSGTEPIFRCFAESKNKEDAKKLVKWGIKLIKECKT; encoded by the coding sequence ATGGGGAAATTATTTGGAACATTTGGTGTAAGAAAAATAGCAAACAAAGGATTAACACCAGAATTTGCATCAAAGTTAGCTTGTGCCTATGGATCATTAGTTGATGGTAAAATAGCAGTTGGTGGAGATACAAGAACTTCTACAATCATGATCAAACACGCAGTAATAGCAGGTTTACTTTCTAGTGGTTGTGATGTTGTAGATCTTGGTATTTTACCTACACCAGCAGTCCAATATGCTGTAAGAAATTATTATGATGGTGGAGTTATTATAACTGCTTCACATAATCCTCCTCAATATAATGGAATAAAATTTGTAGATGAAGATGGAATAGGTATACCAAAAAATATGGAAGATAAAGTTGAAAATTTGTTTTTTAAGAACAAATTTAAGAGAGTTAAATGGGAAAACATTGGTAAGATAGAAAATGTGGATATACTTGATGAATACAAGAACGAAATCATAAAGAGAGTTAACAAAGATGTAATAGAGGATTCAAACATAAAAGTTGTAGTGGATGCTGGTTGTGGAGCTGCATCTTATGTAACCCCTTATGTCTTAAGAGAACTTGGATGTGAAGTAATTACTTTAAATTGTCAGCCAGATGGATTTTTCCCAGGTAGAAATCCAGAGCCTACAGAAGAAAATTTAAAAGATCTAATGAAGACTGTTAAGGCAGTTGGAGCAGATATTGGAATTGCACATGATGGGGACGCTGATAGGACTATATGTATAGACGAGAATGGAAATTTTGTTTATGGTGACAAAACATTTGCACTAGTGGAAAAAAAGATGTTACAAGATAATGGCGGTGGATTGATTGTAACAACGGTTGCAACTTCATCAGTTATATATGATGTAGCAGAAGAGTATGGTGGAGAGGTTGTAACAACGCCTGTTGGAGATCTATTAGTTGCTAGAGAATTAAAAAGAAGAAATGGTTTGTTTGGCGGAGAAGAAAACGGAGGACTTATATTTCCAGACTTTGTATATGGGCGAGATGGAGCACTTTCAGCTGCTAAAATAGTTGAAATAATGGCAGAAGAGAAAAAACCACTTTCAAAACTTGTTGCAGAACTTCCACAATATTATTCAGAAAAAGAGAAAGTTGAGTGTCCAGAAGAAATGAAAGACGAGGTACTGAAAAAATTGTTGGAGAAGGTTGAAAATGACCCATCTGTGAAAAATATAGATACAACTGATGGTGTTAAAGTATTTAAGGATGAAGGCTGGGTAATCATGCGTCCATCTGGCACTGAGCCTATATTTAGATGTTTTGCTGAAAGTAAAAACAAAGAAGATGCAAAAAAATTAGTTAAATGGGGAATTAAATTAATTAAGGAATGTAAAACTTAA
- a CDS encoding conserved hypothetical protein (KEGG: mth:MTH1295 hypothetical protein~SPTR: O27354 Putative uncharacterized protein) has protein sequence MDQYLPPDKIMILILSFLAFLTIIIVAIQWRRVREAENNVKLLEKEIELKKIALVEKDIEAKKLMESAITLPKDQQEKLAKIRKDTSKLMKQIRYLQNEIEVRLSRLEAQTEFKKLQEMLKKIKNKESELERRLKKF, from the coding sequence ATGGATCAATATTTACCCCCAGATAAAATAATGATATTAATACTATCTTTTTTGGCATTTTTAACAATAATAATAGTTGCAATTCAATGGAGACGCGTTAGAGAAGCTGAAAATAATGTAAAATTATTGGAAAAGGAAATTGAATTAAAAAAAATAGCATTAGTTGAAAAAGACATTGAAGCAAAGAAATTAATGGAGTCAGCCATTACATTGCCTAAAGACCAGCAAGAGAAATTAGCAAAAATAAGAAAAGATACATCTAAATTAATGAAGCAAATCAGGTATCTACAAAATGAAATTGAAGTTAGATTATCTAGACTTGAAGCACAAACAGAATTTAAAAAATTACAAGAAATGCTTAAAAAGATAAAAAATAAAGAATCGGAATTAGAAAGAAGATTAAAGAAATTCTAG
- a CDS encoding conserved hypothetical protein (KEGG: mth:MTH1294 hypothetical protein~SPTR: O27353 Putative uncharacterized protein) produces the protein MSPAELLAVLILAGAILLLIYYYINEPRQIDVVKSRVLGRREGEMTKKAYKIGDKIMSKVKEVPISTDTISKKIDAFLEEKSDELIKDWSLATKDDISKLEKRLNAVFRNIDELEHRFNEYREHTNRKFKSIEERIKRLEESVFKK, from the coding sequence ATGAGTCCTGCAGAATTGTTGGCTGTTCTAATTTTGGCAGGTGCAATATTGCTTTTAATATATTATTACATAAATGAACCAAGGCAAATAGATGTAGTGAAGTCTAGAGTGCTTGGTAGGAGAGAAGGAGAAATGACTAAGAAGGCATATAAAATTGGTGACAAAATAATGTCTAAAGTGAAAGAAGTACCAATCAGTACAGATACAATATCAAAAAAAATAGATGCATTTTTAGAAGAGAAAAGTGATGAATTAATAAAAGATTGGTCACTAGCAACTAAAGACGACATTTCAAAATTAGAAAAGCGGTTAAACGCTGTTTTTAGAAACATAGATGAGTTAGAACATAGATTCAATGAATATAGAGAACATACAAATAGAAAGTTTAAATCTATTGAAGAAAGAATAAAAAGACTAGAAGAAAGTGTATTTAAAAAATGA
- a CDS encoding nucleic acid binding OB-fold tRNA/helicase-type (InterPro IPR016027: IPR004365~KEGG: msi:Msm_0647 RNA-binding protein~PFAM: nucleic acid binding OB-fold tRNA/helicase-type~SPTR: B9AGD7 Putative uncharacterized protein~PFAM: OB-fold nucleic acid binding domain) — protein MDDRDISLIAGVGVLVGIIGIIITSNMSLTPEVKIDQIGQESIGKKIKISGFVEKISKSKSGTYFLTVRDCSGLIPVVIFSSLAEKMKDNGIIIEEFSKKFINVEGRVSVYKGELEIIPDSKTSIKECI, from the coding sequence ATGGATGACAGAGATATATCTTTAATTGCAGGAGTTGGTGTATTAGTAGGTATTATTGGGATAATCATTACTTCCAACATGTCACTGACACCTGAAGTTAAGATAGACCAAATAGGGCAGGAAAGTATTGGTAAAAAAATAAAGATCAGTGGTTTTGTTGAGAAGATTTCAAAGTCTAAGAGCGGTACATATTTTTTAACAGTTAGGGATTGCAGTGGATTAATACCTGTAGTAATCTTTTCGTCTCTTGCAGAAAAAATGAAAGATAATGGTATCATAATTGAAGAATTTAGCAAAAAATTTATAAATGTTGAAGGAAGAGTCTCTGTGTACAAAGGAGAACTCGAAATTATACCAGATTCTAAAACAAGTATAAAGGAGTGCATATGA
- a CDS encoding conserved hypothetical protein (KEGG: mth:MTH1583 hypothetical protein~SPTR: Q7LYP9 Conserved protein~PFAM: Oligosaccharyl transferase STT3 subunit) — protein sequence MKKNELKIFIPSLLYLLLALIPTLKYQWPLSWDIFYHVHVAKLQLESWPTFWDNLTCAPYGRPIYYPPLFHYFLSFFAWILNLNPLLLAKFLQPVFASLTMLSFTYFISKIYDARMAVLSGFMLFLSPLFFRMMLPIPETMAMIFVPAAFYFYFKNTQKSSIIAGIFLGLSSLTHLLTAGIALTILTIFTLAKRRNKNYWIMLVVSTIILSIWFIPLILKYGYLFRPPPPEIIPPTRYPMVLGIIPSIFALPGIYFAFQKRRENNVFILVWLITTLSISMLYIFGVKLLVDRILYFAIYPLATLASLTILKIENRKIRLLLILALIFASIISGYSTIKSLKPVITESQYQVVKWFEKYGDKKSVVISADYRLEPMIVSIARQPVSAGGYAPGMLRTICIKKYLENKFTEEDIKKDKVKYVVIRSNMKKPKFGKLVYQNKDYKIYVLSFQ from the coding sequence ATGAAAAAAAATGAACTAAAAATATTTATACCATCTTTACTGTATTTGCTTTTAGCATTAATACCAACTTTAAAATATCAATGGCCTTTAAGCTGGGATATATTTTATCATGTTCATGTGGCTAAACTTCAGTTAGAAAGCTGGCCAACTTTTTGGGATAATTTAACTTGTGCACCATATGGAAGACCAATTTATTATCCTCCATTATTTCATTATTTTCTTTCTTTTTTTGCATGGATTTTAAATTTAAACCCACTATTACTTGCAAAATTCTTACAACCTGTGTTTGCATCTCTAACAATGTTATCATTTACATATTTTATAAGTAAAATATATGATGCCAGAATGGCAGTTTTATCTGGATTTATGTTATTTTTATCACCATTATTTTTCAGGATGATGTTACCAATACCAGAAACAATGGCAATGATTTTTGTGCCAGCTGCATTTTATTTTTATTTTAAAAACACTCAAAAAAGTAGTATAATTGCTGGAATATTTTTAGGTTTGAGTTCTTTAACACATCTTCTAACTGCAGGCATTGCCTTAACAATTTTAACAATATTTACACTAGCAAAAAGAAGAAATAAAAATTATTGGATAATGCTTGTTGTTAGCACTATAATTCTGAGTATTTGGTTTATCCCACTTATATTAAAATATGGATATTTATTCAGGCCTCCACCACCTGAAATAATACCTCCAACGAGATATCCAATGGTTCTTGGAATAATTCCATCCATCTTTGCATTGCCAGGTATTTACTTTGCATTTCAAAAAAGAAGAGAAAACAATGTTTTTATACTAGTTTGGCTGATAACAACGTTGTCAATTTCAATGCTTTACATCTTTGGTGTTAAATTACTTGTTGATAGAATACTCTATTTTGCAATTTACCCATTGGCTACTTTGGCAAGCCTCACAATTTTAAAAATTGAAAATAGAAAAATTAGACTGTTATTGATTTTGGCACTGATTTTTGCATCTATTATTTCTGGATATTCAACAATAAAATCTTTGAAGCCTGTAATTACTGAAAGCCAATATCAGGTTGTGAAATGGTTTGAAAAATATGGTGATAAAAAGAGTGTAGTTATAAGTGCTGATTATAGATTAGAACCAATGATAGTTTCGATTGCAAGGCAACCAGTTTCTGCTGGGGGATATGCACCTGGAATGCTTCGAACAATTTGTATAAAAAAATATTTGGAAAATAAATTTACTGAAGAAGATATAAAAAAGGACAAAGT